One segment of Ignavibacteria bacterium DNA contains the following:
- a CDS encoding aryl-sulfate sulfotransferase, translated as MFRLTIFLCLLCGIVVRGLGQTLTPVEVTVNTTPSPGFIYIAPNSRVPAPPYAPSLIVLDKEGAVVKSRFIPEYAFDFRVLPDGRLGYSVFQAAGSGPRASSSIYLVDSTLATRDSINGGNGYNLAMHSFMVLPNGNRLVIMQEDLIVDMSKLVPGGNPAASVQQMILQEVDITGRIIFQWRALDHFPVTVSYESLTAAAIRYFHLNAVDVDTDGNFLISARHASLVAKIHRTTGEVMWVLGGKLNQFTFGAENGISDPPEFSYQHDIRRLSNGNISLFDNGSQRTPQWSRGVEYRLDEVNKTCTLVWQYRHTPDVYAGVQGSLQTLPDGHRLMAWGSAFDDGKTLITEVDAAGSLVFEAKLPNMMYPYKAEKGAYPTGRSAADVLIDEILPTNTYTYTNSTDTVGLTVTYHTLISFFYNTTTATRYQWSPESPRFVVRRGDTTAPSLPPKTVQRCRVTLTQEGMVEHAGEFRFKVDQLGIIGPEQTVVFYRDSIGKGPFRQLRTRFNPSSRELVVDTAWAGEFCFGSPLEGLPGTLLAPRPISPIAGKAVLAGQGVPLQISPQGTASSFTYDVVSTVNGLTVHASQRASDKDTTVALIPGTYHWRASSHFNAPNDTLSVSSEFSNTDSFVVRTPFVEMVEPASSVVWTHDSSYVITWNTNLVGLARIELLKDGSVVSVIRDSVKASSGGFLWRVPVTVPVGTGYVIKVRTLDGDNIAADDVTAAIVEIREISTSVEEDVMLTNISLAPNPATTTLFVGGSTPVSRIQLFALSGELVRDHELVGTGTTLNISDFSIGTYIVRLYTPHGVVSKVLSITR; from the coding sequence ATGTTCCGCCTCACCATATTCCTTTGCCTTTTATGCGGCATTGTTGTCCGCGGTTTGGGTCAGACCCTTACCCCTGTTGAAGTTACAGTGAACACCACACCTTCACCAGGGTTCATCTATATAGCCCCCAACAGCCGTGTTCCTGCTCCTCCCTATGCCCCCTCACTCATTGTCTTAGACAAAGAGGGCGCAGTGGTCAAATCGAGGTTCATACCGGAATACGCTTTTGACTTTCGTGTATTGCCGGACGGTAGACTGGGCTATTCTGTGTTTCAGGCAGCTGGTTCTGGACCACGCGCGTCATCCTCTATTTACCTGGTTGATTCTACTCTTGCCACTCGGGATTCGATCAACGGTGGAAACGGCTACAACCTCGCAATGCACTCCTTCATGGTGTTGCCCAACGGAAATCGGCTTGTGATCATGCAAGAAGATTTGATCGTTGACATGAGTAAGCTGGTGCCTGGTGGCAACCCCGCTGCCTCAGTTCAGCAAATGATCCTACAAGAGGTTGACATTACAGGACGAATCATCTTTCAGTGGAGAGCGTTGGACCATTTTCCCGTGACCGTATCATATGAGTCACTAACCGCTGCTGCCATCCGGTATTTCCATTTGAATGCCGTGGACGTAGACACGGACGGAAACTTCCTGATAAGTGCCCGTCACGCTTCCCTTGTCGCAAAGATCCATCGCACCACCGGAGAGGTGATGTGGGTGTTGGGAGGAAAACTAAATCAGTTTACGTTTGGTGCAGAAAATGGGATCTCAGACCCACCTGAATTCTCTTACCAACACGATATCCGTCGGCTATCTAACGGAAATATCTCGTTGTTTGATAATGGATCACAACGCACTCCACAATGGTCGCGGGGTGTTGAATATCGATTAGATGAGGTCAACAAGACGTGTACTCTCGTATGGCAATATCGTCACACTCCTGATGTGTATGCCGGTGTACAAGGGTCACTTCAGACATTGCCTGATGGACACCGACTTATGGCGTGGGGCTCTGCCTTTGATGATGGAAAGACATTGATCACAGAAGTAGACGCAGCCGGATCACTTGTTTTCGAGGCAAAGCTTCCCAACATGATGTATCCCTATAAAGCTGAGAAGGGGGCATATCCAACAGGTCGTTCTGCTGCAGATGTCCTCATAGACGAGATCCTTCCAACGAACACCTACACCTATACGAACTCAACAGACACAGTTGGTTTAACGGTAACATACCACACGCTAATCTCCTTCTTCTACAACACAACCACGGCAACTCGTTACCAGTGGTCACCGGAGAGTCCGAGATTTGTTGTCAGGCGTGGTGACACCACAGCCCCTTCTTTGCCACCGAAGACCGTTCAACGGTGTAGGGTTACGCTCACTCAAGAGGGAATGGTTGAACATGCCGGCGAGTTCCGTTTCAAAGTTGATCAGTTAGGTATCATCGGTCCGGAACAGACCGTTGTGTTTTACAGAGATTCGATCGGCAAGGGGCCCTTCCGTCAACTTCGTACTCGCTTTAATCCCTCGTCACGTGAACTCGTTGTGGATACAGCGTGGGCTGGTGAGTTCTGTTTTGGTTCTCCTCTAGAAGGACTACCAGGTACTCTTCTCGCGCCACGTCCGATATCACCTATCGCTGGTAAGGCCGTTTTAGCCGGACAAGGTGTGCCACTCCAGATCTCTCCACAGGGAACAGCATCTAGTTTCACATATGACGTAGTAAGTACAGTCAATGGTCTCACTGTGCACGCATCGCAACGAGCGTCAGACAAGGATACTACAGTTGCGCTGATCCCTGGAACATATCACTGGAGAGCCTCTTCCCATTTCAATGCCCCCAACGACACTCTTTCGGTTTCGAGTGAGTTCTCAAACACGGACTCGTTTGTCGTTCGTACTCCCTTTGTTGAAATGGTTGAACCAGCGAGTTCGGTCGTGTGGACACATGACAGTTCATATGTGATCACATGGAATACCAATCTTGTGGGCCTTGCTAGGATTGAGCTACTCAAGGATGGTTCGGTAGTATCTGTCATCCGTGACAGTGTTAAAGCTTCGTCGGGTGGTTTCTTATGGCGGGTTCCTGTTACTGTTCCGGTTGGAACGGGGTATGTCATTAAGGTCCGTACGTTGGATGGTGACAACATTGCAGCAGATGATGTAACGGCTGCGATCGTTGAGATCAGGGAGATCTCAACGAGTGTAGAAGAGGATGTCATGCTGACGAACATCTCTCTCGCACCAAACCCCGCAACCACTACGTTGTTCGTTGGCGGTTCAACTCCAGTTTCACGTATCCAGTTGTTTGCGCTTTCCGGAGAGCTCGTTCGTGATCACGAACTTGTGGGAACAGGCACAACGTTGAACATCTCGGATTTTTCTATTGGGACGTACATCGTCAGACTCTACACTCCACACGGCGTAGTATCAAAGGTACTCTCAAT